One segment of Sulfobacillus thermosulfidooxidans DSM 9293 DNA contains the following:
- a CDS encoding response regulator, producing the protein MEKARIMLVDDHALFRSGMASLLASRPDMEVVGEAETGEEAVRLAEELMPDLILMDINMPGGGGLEATRIIKEQMPYVKIVVLTASDENDLLFEAVKAGAQGYLLKHLDPEQFLEELSAQIRGEASISGDVALKIIRAFSTHDVERQQTQLTGRELEVLKLVGEGFSNRDIAARLFISENTVKNHLRNILQKLHFENRVQAAAYAIRRGLVDPH; encoded by the coding sequence TTGGAAAAGGCAAGAATTATGTTAGTGGATGATCATGCGCTGTTTCGCTCCGGCATGGCATCATTATTAGCGAGTCGTCCTGACATGGAAGTGGTAGGGGAAGCAGAGACGGGCGAGGAGGCGGTGCGCCTTGCCGAAGAACTCATGCCGGATTTGATTTTAATGGATATCAATATGCCTGGTGGCGGAGGGCTTGAAGCGACTCGGATTATCAAAGAGCAGATGCCCTATGTAAAGATTGTGGTTTTAACTGCGAGCGACGAAAACGATTTATTGTTTGAGGCGGTCAAGGCGGGAGCCCAAGGCTATCTCTTAAAACACCTCGATCCAGAACAATTCCTGGAAGAACTTTCCGCTCAAATTCGGGGGGAAGCGTCTATATCGGGCGATGTGGCCTTGAAGATCATTCGAGCGTTCTCTACACATGACGTGGAACGACAACAAACGCAGTTAACGGGACGGGAACTCGAAGTGCTCAAACTGGTTGGAGAAGGTTTCTCTAACCGAGACATTGCTGCACGCTTATTTATCTCGGAGAACACCGTGAAAAACCATCTGCGGAATATTTTGCAGAAGTTACACTTTGAAAACCGTGTGCAAGCAGCAGCCTATGCTATTCGTCGAGGACTTGTTGATCCTCACTAG
- a CDS encoding (Fe-S)-binding protein, with translation MSLNHLAFIIVVLLAILWFGLLVTEKWELVQIGQPLNRFDQPGIRWQGVWKEVFGQHRVLQERFSGMMHVMMFWGFFIVSIQTVIFFLNGLFPVIPIPTGLIGTILDTAFDITALFVLIAVMMAAYKRYVAKTPRLVRNWDAGLVLGLIALIILAQLSIESFQWALNPHMFWAPLGSVIGSWLHHFGHGFDQRGLQMSIWVNALGLLGFLVYLPYSKHFHLFVAPFNIYFRNLDNKGHLPALNFDDDTVESYGIGQVADLTWKDLLDTYACVQCGRCTAVCPANQTGKTLSPKNIIVTLRKQLELVGPILNEAAASRTPEQQALLEVPLAGEVIPEQDLWACTTCSACVEVCPVYDEHVVKIVGMRRHLVLTQGEMPNEAQNVFRNMENQGNPWGLGVDARQQFAEAMGIKDVSRGDKPKVLYWMGCAATYDDRAKKVAEATVTLLKKAGVDVGVLGALEKCTGDSARRLGNEYLYQSLATENVETLNAADPEIILTTCPHCYNTIKNEYPDFGGHYTVKHHAEYLAELIADGKLTPVKELDETLTYHDSCYLGRYNDIYDAPRDILQSVPGVQLKEMERSRDRSFCCGAGGGRMWLEEREGQRINQNRAQQALNTGATTIATACPFCLTMIRDGVQSLGQEQDVKVRDFSEILADAILPIVK, from the coding sequence ATGTCATTGAATCATTTGGCATTTATCATCGTGGTTCTTTTAGCCATCTTATGGTTCGGGCTTTTGGTAACAGAAAAATGGGAACTAGTCCAGATAGGACAACCCCTTAACCGTTTTGATCAGCCTGGCATCCGGTGGCAAGGTGTTTGGAAAGAGGTCTTCGGACAACATCGGGTGTTACAGGAACGGTTTTCTGGCATGATGCATGTGATGATGTTTTGGGGATTTTTTATTGTATCAATCCAAACGGTGATTTTTTTTCTTAATGGGTTATTTCCTGTGATTCCCATTCCCACTGGCCTTATCGGAACTATTCTTGATACCGCTTTTGATATTACCGCGCTGTTTGTATTGATTGCCGTTATGATGGCCGCCTACAAACGGTATGTGGCCAAGACGCCCCGCTTGGTAAGAAATTGGGATGCGGGCTTGGTCCTTGGATTGATTGCGTTAATTATTCTCGCCCAATTAAGCATTGAAAGTTTTCAATGGGCTTTAAATCCTCATATGTTTTGGGCACCCTTAGGGAGTGTTATCGGTTCTTGGCTCCATCATTTTGGTCATGGTTTTGATCAAAGAGGCCTTCAAATGTCCATATGGGTGAATGCTTTGGGCCTTTTGGGATTTTTAGTTTATCTGCCCTACTCCAAACATTTTCACTTGTTTGTCGCCCCTTTTAATATTTATTTCCGGAATCTTGACAACAAGGGACATTTACCCGCGTTAAATTTTGACGATGATACGGTGGAAAGCTATGGCATTGGACAAGTTGCGGATTTGACATGGAAAGATCTATTAGACACCTATGCATGCGTTCAATGTGGACGATGTACCGCCGTGTGTCCTGCGAATCAAACAGGGAAAACCCTATCGCCGAAAAATATTATTGTGACATTACGCAAACAGTTAGAATTGGTAGGGCCAATCTTAAACGAGGCTGCGGCTAGTCGCACTCCGGAACAACAAGCACTCCTAGAAGTTCCCTTGGCAGGGGAAGTGATTCCTGAACAAGATCTCTGGGCATGCACAACGTGTAGTGCCTGTGTTGAAGTTTGTCCCGTCTATGATGAACATGTGGTCAAAATTGTGGGGATGCGCCGTCATCTGGTGCTGACGCAGGGGGAAATGCCTAATGAAGCCCAAAATGTCTTCCGCAATATGGAAAACCAGGGCAATCCATGGGGATTGGGTGTCGACGCGCGTCAACAATTTGCTGAAGCGATGGGAATCAAAGATGTAAGCCGAGGAGACAAACCGAAGGTTCTGTATTGGATGGGCTGTGCTGCAACCTATGATGACCGGGCCAAAAAAGTGGCAGAGGCTACAGTGACATTGTTGAAAAAAGCTGGGGTCGATGTGGGAGTTCTGGGGGCATTGGAAAAATGCACAGGGGATTCAGCTCGGCGTTTAGGCAATGAATATTTGTACCAGAGTTTGGCGACAGAAAATGTAGAGACATTAAACGCTGCCGATCCGGAAATTATCTTGACCACGTGCCCTCACTGCTATAATACCATTAAAAACGAATATCCAGATTTTGGAGGGCACTATACGGTTAAACATCATGCTGAGTATTTAGCTGAGTTGATAGCCGACGGAAAGTTAACGCCGGTAAAGGAATTGGATGAAACGTTAACCTATCATGATTCCTGCTATTTGGGGCGGTACAACGATATTTATGACGCACCCCGCGACATTTTGCAATCGGTACCCGGTGTCCAGTTAAAAGAGATGGAACGTTCGCGTGACAGAAGTTTCTGTTGTGGGGCGGGGGGAGGCCGTATGTGGCTCGAGGAACGGGAAGGTCAACGAATTAACCAAAACCGGGCACAACAAGCCTTAAATACGGGCGCAACGACTATTGCAACCGCTTGCCCTTTTTGCTTGACGATGATCAGAGATGGCGTGCAATCTCTGGGCCAAGAACAAGACGTTAAGGTTCGGGATTTTTCAGAAATTCTAGCTGATGCCATATTACCGATCGTGAAATAA
- a CDS encoding polysaccharide deacetylase family protein yields MWGVLGGIVFLWAIFYLLPDLIWHHLQWKAMLGTRDHHQIALTFDDGPGPDTPKILEVLRTHNAHATFFVVAERARHYPELLHEMVRDGHEIGLHGYQHRSMYLFWPWSVYREIQHGLDTIEAIAGVRPVSYRPPWGHHNLMTWIIAQRLGLRRVLWTIAPDDWKAGKTAQTIEHDVVQLAHPGAIVVMHDAGGNREATVQALGPIIDKVRNLGLNPVTISELDQEKSELRRWWTWWEIRFTRQWDIDTIPSSLGGDPVLRLGLIKYPFKPAVLSTGRIISRGQWMGEIHFGNPALSQLSSSRAGGLRAFHAVLRSLTDLANFVAESEKYQDIVVVGGITLLDASSAIEKLGFDRIPVSGTRKWSMWFYLIILMAIYHADGWSTLKRFLRLKPVLLLMDRDTLMSRYLRSSNPRRA; encoded by the coding sequence ATGTGGGGAGTTCTTGGCGGCATTGTATTTCTATGGGCTATCTTTTATCTGTTGCCTGATCTCATTTGGCACCATTTACAATGGAAAGCGATGTTGGGTACACGCGATCATCATCAAATCGCGTTGACTTTTGATGATGGTCCGGGTCCAGATACTCCGAAAATTCTTGAAGTCCTCCGCACTCACAATGCTCATGCGACGTTTTTTGTGGTAGCCGAACGTGCCCGACATTATCCCGAGTTACTACACGAGATGGTTCGCGATGGCCATGAAATCGGATTACATGGCTATCAGCACCGGTCCATGTATCTATTTTGGCCATGGAGCGTATACCGTGAAATCCAGCATGGATTGGATACCATAGAAGCGATTGCTGGTGTACGGCCAGTGTCTTATCGTCCTCCTTGGGGACATCACAATTTGATGACATGGATAATTGCTCAACGTCTAGGTTTGCGACGGGTTTTGTGGACTATTGCTCCAGATGACTGGAAAGCCGGAAAAACAGCACAAACGATTGAACATGATGTTGTTCAATTAGCTCATCCCGGTGCCATCGTCGTGATGCATGATGCCGGGGGAAACCGTGAGGCCACGGTGCAAGCCTTGGGACCCATCATCGATAAGGTACGCAACCTGGGCCTTAATCCGGTTACTATTTCTGAACTGGACCAGGAAAAATCCGAACTCCGGCGTTGGTGGACCTGGTGGGAAATTAGGTTTACACGGCAGTGGGACATTGACACGATCCCCTCTTCGTTAGGTGGTGATCCGGTATTACGTTTAGGTTTGATCAAATACCCCTTCAAGCCGGCGGTATTATCTACTGGGCGAATTATATCGCGGGGACAATGGATGGGTGAAATTCATTTTGGCAATCCCGCCTTATCTCAGCTGAGTTCCAGTCGGGCTGGGGGATTGCGCGCTTTTCACGCTGTGTTACGCAGTTTAACAGATCTGGCAAATTTTGTGGCAGAGAGTGAAAAATACCAGGACATCGTTGTAGTCGGAGGAATCACCTTATTAGATGCGTCAAGCGCTATTGAGAAACTAGGATTTGATCGTATTCCCGTTTCGGGCACACGTAAATGGTCTATGTGGTTTTATCTCATAATTCTTATGGCCATTTACCACGCGGATGGGTGGAGTACCTTAAAACGATTTCTGCGGCTGAAGCCCGTTTTACTGCTTATGGATCGGGATACCTTAATGAGCCGATATCTTCGGTCTTCAAACCCCAGGCGCGCATAA
- the tatC gene encoding twin-arginine translocase subunit TatC → MDDKQMTLTEHLTELRNRLFVILGAVAVVFLVGFFYTRPLLHWIIRHTPVHHVIVTGVTEAFFALIKLDLAMSLILTSPIILYEIAAFILPGLTQVERRVVGVIVGPGLALFLIGTAVGYFVFVPIVLHVMLSFTGQGIEPMWRLGSLLSFIIDLSVPFGIVAELPLISGVMSHLGLVQPIMFSRYRRYAILLSFFIAAILAPPDALSMTLMALPIYLVYEISALVARFTYKAPVVSEEPSSGPSNNSEGSL, encoded by the coding sequence ATGGACGACAAGCAAATGACCTTGACAGAACATTTGACGGAATTACGCAACCGACTCTTCGTGATTTTGGGAGCGGTTGCGGTTGTCTTTTTAGTAGGTTTTTTTTATACCCGGCCTCTGTTGCATTGGATCATTCGTCACACTCCGGTGCATCACGTTATTGTCACCGGGGTGACCGAAGCTTTTTTTGCTTTGATCAAGCTTGATTTGGCCATGTCACTCATTCTCACATCGCCGATTATCTTGTATGAAATTGCGGCGTTTATTTTGCCAGGTCTAACCCAGGTTGAACGTCGAGTGGTGGGGGTTATTGTGGGGCCGGGACTGGCATTATTTCTCATTGGTACCGCCGTCGGATATTTTGTGTTCGTGCCTATTGTGTTGCATGTGATGCTGTCCTTTACCGGTCAGGGTATTGAGCCGATGTGGAGACTGGGAAGTTTGCTTAGTTTTATTATTGATTTATCTGTTCCTTTTGGGATAGTGGCGGAACTCCCATTAATCTCGGGAGTTATGTCGCATTTAGGGCTTGTGCAACCCATTATGTTTTCGCGCTACAGGCGTTATGCGATTCTCTTGTCTTTTTTTATTGCTGCTATCTTGGCACCGCCCGATGCCCTGTCCATGACACTCATGGCTTTACCTATTTATTTAGTCTATGAAATTTCCGCACTAGTTGCTCGTTTTACCTATAAAGCTCCTGTAGTGAGTGAGGAACCTTCGAGCGGTCCGTCAAATAATTCGGAGGGTTCCTTGTGA
- a CDS encoding FeoA family protein → MTLLEADITTLVKIEQISLAYSRMQAIRLGLGPGAQVRVVQKLPHGPVVLNYQGRTIAVGYELAKNILVTPSDERQS, encoded by the coding sequence GTGACGCTTTTAGAGGCAGACATCACTACTCTGGTGAAAATTGAACAGATCTCTTTGGCATATAGCCGCATGCAAGCTATCCGGTTGGGATTAGGACCTGGGGCACAGGTTCGTGTTGTTCAAAAACTACCCCATGGGCCTGTTGTGCTGAACTACCAGGGACGAACCATTGCAGTAGGTTATGAACTTGCCAAGAATATTCTTGTCACTCCATCCGACGAGAGGCAATCATAA
- a CDS encoding IMPACT family protein, whose amino-acid sequence MNAVIHGDWTEITVRHSRFISRAFYCPSSQTFEQILHHATEHWPKATHYVWAYIIKPGVERMTDDGEPTGTAGPPTLNLLQKRHLIQTAIVTVRYFGGIKLGTGGLVHAYQDAAANALSHAQLGHEEDVMTVILDIPYSEWGRTENFLMTKNISYNVNFQDNVHVECDIPTTTSTSILNTLRNDVAPHLRVHQAQQRTAIVPNII is encoded by the coding sequence ATGAATGCAGTCATACACGGAGATTGGACAGAGATCACGGTGCGCCATTCACGATTTATCAGCCGCGCATTTTACTGTCCTTCTTCGCAAACCTTTGAGCAAATTCTTCATCATGCCACAGAACATTGGCCCAAAGCGACTCATTACGTGTGGGCCTATATCATCAAGCCCGGGGTCGAGCGAATGACCGATGACGGTGAACCAACAGGCACCGCGGGTCCCCCAACACTCAATCTGCTTCAAAAGCGTCATTTGATTCAAACCGCCATTGTCACCGTCCGGTACTTCGGCGGCATCAAGTTAGGCACGGGCGGCTTGGTTCATGCCTACCAAGACGCAGCAGCCAACGCATTGTCCCATGCCCAATTGGGGCATGAAGAAGATGTGATGACTGTCATCCTTGATATTCCCTATTCAGAATGGGGTCGGACGGAAAATTTTCTTATGACAAAAAACATTTCATACAATGTCAATTTTCAAGATAATGTTCACGTAGAGTGTGATATCCCCACCACGACATCAACGTCTATCCTTAACACATTACGTAATGATGTGGCTCCCCATCTGCGTGTTCATCAAGCGCAACAACGAACAGCTATTGTTCCCAATATTATCTGA
- a CDS encoding sensor histidine kinase, with translation MDYDDRRRYRRLKLLTTIGPTLFVAVAETVRFYYLRRILPPASVSLVAVAVTLVGAAGFSSYVFDVIEKMENERREYQDAMLALQERERLAREMHDGLAQTLAVINLKVYQAKTLLDGMRLDELRKELDDIRCAVNKSYSEVRQSLYDLRAGKRLEEGFWTAVRTLANDFQEGTKVAVEVEALPNDGVPWNDMASVQILRIIQESLANVRKHAEAKHVKITAAIHDDIVELKVIDDGKGFVMGTTPPNHHFGLGIMQERAQTFGGRVSIHSQPGQGTVVTITYQIDGDKGGEVVGKGKNYVSG, from the coding sequence ATGGACTACGATGACCGTCGACGTTATCGTCGGCTTAAGTTATTGACGACCATCGGTCCCACCCTCTTTGTCGCCGTTGCCGAAACCGTGCGGTTTTATTACTTGAGACGCATTTTGCCTCCCGCAAGTGTCAGTCTGGTGGCGGTTGCCGTCACGTTGGTCGGAGCCGCTGGATTTTCGTCGTATGTTTTTGACGTGATTGAAAAAATGGAAAATGAACGTCGTGAGTATCAAGATGCTATGCTTGCGCTTCAAGAACGAGAGCGTCTAGCACGCGAAATGCACGATGGGCTTGCACAAACGTTGGCTGTTATTAATTTAAAAGTTTATCAAGCAAAAACGCTTTTAGATGGCATGCGGTTGGACGAGCTGCGAAAAGAATTGGACGATATTCGTTGTGCCGTGAATAAATCCTATTCCGAAGTACGACAATCGTTATATGACTTGCGTGCGGGAAAACGGCTGGAAGAAGGATTTTGGACGGCGGTTCGAACGTTGGCTAATGATTTCCAAGAAGGAACAAAAGTTGCCGTGGAAGTCGAAGCTTTACCTAATGATGGCGTACCGTGGAATGATATGGCTTCCGTGCAAATTTTACGGATTATTCAAGAATCCCTTGCGAATGTGCGAAAGCACGCCGAAGCCAAACATGTAAAAATTACCGCAGCAATTCATGATGATATCGTAGAATTAAAAGTGATTGATGATGGTAAAGGCTTTGTTATGGGAACGACTCCGCCCAATCATCATTTTGGTTTGGGGATAATGCAAGAAAGGGCCCAGACTTTTGGAGGACGAGTGTCGATCCATTCACAGCCCGGTCAGGGAACCGTGGTGACGATTACCTATCAGATTGATGGGGATAAAGGGGGAGAGGTTGTTGGAAAAGGCAAGAATTATGTTAGTGGATGA
- a CDS encoding MGDG synthase family glycosyltransferase: protein MDMVPASGTDVKQSADWIDWLANHHDATLSLHPEIMILAARYGDGHLRAAKAIALQLLMMDSQLRLGILDYYRFVNPGLDNLIRWGYLTSVRRAPSLWRWFYTSTQNIDPLSRTQRMINHIGIKRFYSALKDMPPKLIVSTYPTAAGVVSTLKQQGKLDAINYVVMTDYSVHTQWIHPAVDMYFVGSEDMRQELLDRHIDPSKIIVSGIPVDERFQETVDEHAVRQSLHIDDNLPIILFMGGAYMPIAEYVQVLKILDHVPAKHTTIVIAGHEELRLTLAKQYEQQARNPMVVLGYVNNVHELMAISSLLISKAGGLTTTESLCRGLPTVIYRPIPGQEDANAEFLVRNGAGRRAHTEEDLGEIVTHLLEHPWELKAMAHQARSLGHPDAAQIVAKHIYLALRTEEANAPA from the coding sequence ATGGACATGGTGCCCGCTTCAGGCACAGATGTTAAACAGTCTGCCGACTGGATTGACTGGTTAGCAAACCACCATGATGCAACTTTGAGCCTCCATCCCGAAATTATGATATTAGCGGCCAGATACGGGGATGGCCATTTACGTGCGGCAAAGGCTATTGCTTTGCAATTATTAATGATGGATAGTCAATTACGGCTAGGAATTTTGGATTATTACCGTTTTGTGAATCCTGGCCTTGATAATCTCATCCGGTGGGGTTATTTAACCAGCGTTCGGCGTGCGCCATCATTGTGGCGATGGTTTTATACGTCGACACAGAATATTGATCCATTGTCAAGAACTCAGCGCATGATTAATCACATTGGCATCAAGCGATTTTATTCGGCATTGAAAGATATGCCGCCAAAACTCATTGTTTCTACCTATCCTACCGCTGCGGGTGTCGTTTCGACACTCAAGCAGCAGGGTAAACTTGATGCCATTAACTATGTAGTCATGACCGATTATAGTGTGCATACACAATGGATACACCCGGCCGTCGATATGTATTTTGTTGGTAGTGAGGATATGCGCCAAGAATTATTAGACCGTCACATTGATCCCAGTAAAATTATTGTATCGGGTATTCCTGTTGATGAACGTTTTCAAGAAACGGTTGACGAGCATGCGGTCAGGCAAAGCCTTCATATCGATGATAATCTTCCCATTATCTTGTTTATGGGAGGCGCGTATATGCCCATTGCCGAATATGTTCAAGTTTTAAAGATTCTTGATCATGTTCCAGCAAAGCATACGACGATTGTGATTGCAGGGCACGAAGAATTGCGTTTGACATTAGCTAAACAATATGAACAACAGGCCCGTAATCCGATGGTCGTACTAGGCTATGTCAATAACGTGCATGAATTAATGGCGATATCGTCGCTTTTGATTAGCAAAGCAGGAGGATTAACAACTACCGAATCACTGTGCCGGGGATTACCTACAGTCATTTATCGGCCCATCCCGGGGCAAGAAGATGCCAATGCGGAATTTTTGGTGCGAAATGGTGCGGGCCGAAGGGCGCACACGGAAGAGGATTTGGGGGAGATTGTTACGCATTTGTTAGAACATCCATGGGAACTTAAAGCCATGGCTCATCAAGCAAGAAGTTTAGGTCATCCCGATGCGGCTCAAATTGTGGCAAAACATATCTATTTAGCCTTGCGAACTGAGGAAGCCAATGCTCCAGCGTAA
- a CDS encoding SRPBCC domain-containing protein: MQFDAHKIIDAPPNRVFPLLMDPAVLIDSMPGLKTMQEQSPGIYAVEMELGIPGFKGQYRGEMRLDQVVVPHRYHLLLEGQGPNGDIFMSLDVTLTSSHEGQTDLHYQGEGIFGDQSNSLTQKVLSGAGNVILGQFFNAIAKRARKMPH, encoded by the coding sequence ATGCAATTTGATGCCCATAAAATCATTGATGCGCCACCTAATAGGGTCTTTCCTTTGCTCATGGATCCGGCCGTATTAATTGACAGCATGCCTGGTTTAAAAACTATGCAGGAACAATCCCCAGGTATTTATGCTGTGGAAATGGAATTAGGGATTCCGGGTTTTAAAGGACAATACCGAGGTGAAATGCGTTTAGATCAGGTGGTTGTTCCTCACCGTTATCATCTGCTTCTAGAAGGGCAAGGACCCAACGGGGATATCTTTATGTCTTTAGATGTGACGTTGACTAGTAGTCATGAAGGACAAACAGATTTACACTATCAAGGAGAAGGAATTTTTGGTGACCAATCCAATTCTCTTACGCAAAAAGTCCTATCCGGTGCCGGGAATGTCATTTTAGGGCAATTTTTTAATGCGATAGCGAAAAGGGCTCGGAAAATGCCTCATTAA
- a CDS encoding MFS transporter, producing the protein MLQRNHLSLPQSLLLIALGLAEFARGALIISLLPAYVTGPLGASLTIVGWALSSHYFLDTVFRGPAGWLVDHIGVPRVLTMGLAIECLSLIGAMNTRHPAMIIVFVALLGVGTATHWPAVVTGTNRLTEPERRASMMGLVFAAWLTGSGLGPVLINFLLGGRDRTAFLVLIAADVVAFAVTIWIADPRLIQLHHHQPKARHLWHTLWRFRWVIPGTFVQNMTLGLMLPILQPFTTRVLHLSHLQFAELLLGSGAFTVLLLVPMGKITDRFGLRVPLVGGFFIAGIALLGIAFFREFFELTIFGGILGLSYAMILPSWNAFLAGLIPKEIEGWLWGVFMTVEGLGMSVGPIVGTRLFSVQIWLPFVASAVILLIMGSFYASFPLKEKIQS; encoded by the coding sequence ATGCTCCAGCGTAATCATTTGTCGCTTCCTCAGTCTTTATTGTTAATTGCATTGGGACTCGCTGAATTTGCACGAGGGGCATTAATCATTTCGTTGTTGCCTGCCTATGTCACAGGGCCTTTAGGGGCGTCCTTGACTATCGTGGGATGGGCCTTATCGAGCCATTATTTCTTAGATACCGTGTTTCGTGGGCCAGCGGGATGGCTGGTCGATCACATTGGTGTGCCCCGTGTTTTGACCATGGGCTTGGCAATTGAATGTTTATCTTTGATCGGAGCGATGAACACCCGGCATCCGGCCATGATTATCGTGTTTGTTGCCTTATTAGGAGTGGGGACAGCAACTCACTGGCCTGCGGTGGTTACTGGCACAAATCGTCTTACCGAGCCCGAACGGCGGGCATCCATGATGGGACTGGTTTTTGCTGCCTGGCTAACGGGTTCCGGATTAGGCCCTGTACTCATTAATTTTCTCTTAGGTGGGCGAGACCGGACAGCATTTTTAGTCTTAATTGCCGCAGATGTGGTAGCCTTCGCGGTAACCATTTGGATAGCAGATCCGCGGTTGATTCAACTGCATCATCATCAACCGAAAGCTCGACATTTGTGGCACACGTTATGGCGTTTTCGCTGGGTGATCCCCGGAACTTTTGTGCAAAATATGACTTTAGGTCTTATGCTTCCGATCTTACAGCCTTTTACCACACGCGTATTACACTTAAGTCATTTACAATTTGCCGAATTACTGCTCGGAAGTGGGGCTTTTACCGTTTTGCTTTTGGTGCCCATGGGGAAAATTACGGATCGTTTTGGATTACGGGTTCCTTTAGTGGGAGGTTTTTTTATTGCTGGCATAGCGTTATTGGGGATTGCGTTTTTTCGAGAGTTCTTCGAACTCACGATTTTCGGGGGCATACTAGGTCTGTCCTATGCGATGATTCTTCCGTCATGGAACGCCTTTTTAGCTGGATTGATACCTAAAGAAATTGAAGGGTGGTTATGGGGCGTCTTTATGACCGTCGAAGGATTGGGTATGTCGGTCGGACCTATTGTTGGCACTCGTCTTTTTTCTGTACAAATTTGGTTACCCTTTGTGGCTTCAGCGGTCATTTTATTAATTATGGGATCTTTTTATGCATCTTTCCCGCTGAAAGAGAAAATACAAAGCTAA
- a CDS encoding alpha/beta fold hydrolase — protein MQTVRGITYHMYGEGPEAVLCHPSLGLGQFLFHRIRPALSREYTVVLWDPRGVGDNGHFYPTLEDWVGDTIDILRDINKPAHLLGVSLGTWVMSRVAAVNPGQLVRSLTLIGATRGFSHGEQEIAARRQQLEHMTMREFAQNYADNTLTVYALPEVKENLVLEMGEVDKEKYLQAMQAIYTVRNEEVYRQIAVPTLVMVGVEDTRTPPAEADEVQKLIKGSEVKALPRCGHLAVLDQPQRVIHECRYFWTNGHMADD, from the coding sequence ATGCAAACAGTTCGAGGAATTACCTACCACATGTATGGTGAGGGACCTGAGGCGGTGTTGTGTCACCCCAGTTTGGGGTTAGGACAATTCTTATTTCATCGCATCCGTCCCGCGTTATCTCGGGAATATACAGTTGTGCTGTGGGATCCCCGTGGAGTGGGAGATAATGGGCACTTTTATCCGACACTAGAAGATTGGGTCGGCGACACGATCGACATTTTACGGGATATTAATAAACCGGCCCATCTTTTAGGTGTTTCGTTGGGAACATGGGTGATGAGCCGCGTCGCCGCTGTTAACCCTGGTCAACTTGTGCGCTCTTTAACGCTTATTGGGGCAACTCGCGGCTTTTCTCACGGAGAACAAGAGATTGCCGCGAGGCGTCAGCAGTTGGAGCACATGACGATGCGGGAATTTGCTCAGAATTATGCTGATAATACGTTAACTGTGTATGCGTTGCCCGAAGTCAAAGAAAATCTGGTTCTAGAAATGGGTGAAGTTGACAAAGAGAAATATCTGCAAGCGATGCAAGCAATTTATACGGTACGCAATGAAGAGGTGTACCGGCAAATTGCGGTTCCGACATTGGTGATGGTGGGTGTGGAAGATACCCGGACACCGCCAGCAGAAGCTGATGAAGTCCAAAAATTGATTAAAGGTAGTGAGGTGAAAGCGTTACCGCGCTGTGGGCACCTGGCCGTTTTAGACCAACCTCAACGGGTCATTCATGAATGCCGCTATTTTTGGACTAATGGTCATATGGCAGACGATTAA